A genomic region of Streptomyces rimosus contains the following coding sequences:
- a CDS encoding S8 family serine peptidase, whose protein sequence is MTPDTPRPAAGRARRTARLAAVAAVAVATAAGPALTAAGTAHAAGTDADTRISAGTTPEPKGPHDKLGSQDAELLARAKAGGARFVSMMLATAPGATEQAAAGLDSLKGASVGRTDDKLGYVRATVPTAQADAAIAKMQKLSDVHAIDLRQEIKLPDPRPDAGGKAKGRPQAGSYPAPGKDTPAKNPYQPSFETGAVDFVRDHPKADGRGVTIGILDSGVDLAHPALQKTTTGERKIVDWVTATDPISDGDQTWRPMTTAVSGPSFTYNGRTYKAPEGSYRISTFAEAATTGGDMKGDLNRDGDTTDRWGVLYDPAAGTVRVDLNDNGDFTDDKPMKPYKDGFDIGYFGEDKPDTPIAERIPFTVEVRKDVPMDPLGGDWAGKKADFVNIGVVESEHGTHVAGITAANGLFGGKMNGAAPGAKLVSSRACTWSGGCTNIALTEGMIDLVTKRGVDIVNMSIGGLPALNDGNNARAELYTRLIDTYGVQLVISAGNSGPGANTIGDPGLADKVISVGASISKETWAANYGSAVTRKYAMLPFSSRGPREDGGFTPVITAPGASINTIPTWEPGGPTAEAGYDLPPGYAMLQGTSMAAPQATGASALLLSAAKQQRVELPPAKLRTALTSTAKQIKGFQSYEQGSGLMDIRAAWSAIRHGAAAHEYTVRAPVKTALSDRLKTPGYGTGLYDREGGLKVRQSRTYEITLTRTTGPDRPVRHELDLINNDGTFDLPDEDGAVWLPLNRPVTIELTAKPRTAGLHSVTLDLDDPRTEGVDRKILATVVAAEPLAAPSHTLAKSGTVQRNATTSYFIAVPQGAKALQVAMSGLAAGSQTRWIAITPQGVPADPTSTPNCYPNYPNPANTCDPVRRTYQNPAPGVWEFEVEARRTSPLLDNPYTLTASTLGTTFEPAVRVLPEVKAGSPTPVTWKVTNASAAFDGTLKGGELGSSRTQRPTVKQGESQRYEVVVGSGVSRLDAAIGAPADAKADLDLSILLGGKVVASSATGGSDEAVSVARPAPGTYTVVVDGYEVPAGSTAYDYRDVYYSPALGSLKTDESKPVKLGSGASTQVTAEVSVAGPAPEGRGFSGEVRLLNPSGTVTGSGGVRIEKVVP, encoded by the coding sequence ATGACCCCCGACACCCCCCGTCCGGCCGCCGGCCGGGCCAGACGCACGGCCCGGCTCGCGGCCGTCGCGGCCGTCGCCGTGGCGACCGCGGCCGGGCCCGCCCTCACCGCGGCGGGCACCGCCCACGCCGCCGGCACCGACGCGGACACCCGAATATCCGCCGGCACCACGCCCGAGCCGAAGGGCCCGCACGACAAGCTCGGTTCGCAGGACGCCGAACTGCTGGCCCGCGCGAAGGCCGGCGGCGCCCGGTTCGTCTCGATGATGCTCGCCACCGCGCCCGGCGCCACCGAGCAGGCCGCCGCCGGCCTCGACTCCCTGAAGGGCGCCTCCGTCGGCCGTACCGACGACAAGCTCGGCTACGTACGCGCCACCGTGCCCACCGCCCAGGCCGACGCCGCCATCGCGAAGATGCAGAAGCTGTCGGACGTGCACGCCATCGACCTACGGCAGGAGATCAAGCTGCCGGACCCGCGGCCCGACGCGGGCGGCAAGGCCAAGGGCAGGCCGCAGGCCGGGAGTTACCCGGCGCCCGGCAAGGACACCCCGGCGAAGAACCCGTACCAGCCGTCCTTCGAGACCGGCGCGGTGGACTTCGTGCGCGACCACCCCAAGGCCGACGGCCGCGGCGTGACCATCGGCATCCTCGACTCCGGCGTGGACCTGGCGCACCCCGCGCTGCAGAAGACCACCACCGGCGAGCGCAAGATCGTCGACTGGGTGACCGCGACCGACCCGATCAGCGACGGCGACCAGACCTGGCGCCCGATGACCACCGCCGTCTCCGGCCCGTCCTTCACCTACAACGGCCGGACCTACAAGGCGCCCGAAGGCTCGTACCGGATCAGCACCTTCGCCGAGGCCGCCACCACCGGCGGCGACATGAAGGGCGACCTGAACCGCGACGGCGACACCACCGACCGCTGGGGCGTGCTCTACGACCCGGCCGCCGGCACGGTCCGGGTGGACCTCAACGACAACGGTGACTTCACCGACGACAAGCCGATGAAGCCGTACAAGGACGGCTTCGACATCGGCTACTTCGGTGAGGACAAGCCGGACACCCCGATCGCCGAGCGCATCCCGTTCACGGTGGAGGTCCGCAAGGACGTGCCCATGGACCCGCTCGGCGGGGACTGGGCGGGCAAGAAGGCCGACTTCGTCAACATCGGCGTCGTGGAGTCCGAGCACGGCACCCACGTCGCGGGCATCACCGCCGCCAACGGCCTGTTCGGCGGGAAGATGAACGGCGCGGCGCCCGGCGCCAAGCTGGTCTCCTCGCGCGCCTGCACCTGGAGCGGCGGCTGCACCAACATCGCGCTCACCGAGGGCATGATCGACCTCGTCACCAAGCGCGGCGTGGACATCGTCAACATGTCGATCGGCGGCCTGCCCGCGCTCAACGACGGCAACAACGCCCGCGCCGAGCTGTACACCCGGCTGATCGACACCTACGGCGTCCAGCTGGTGATCTCGGCGGGCAACAGCGGCCCCGGCGCCAACACCATCGGCGACCCGGGCCTGGCCGACAAGGTCATCAGCGTCGGCGCGTCCATCTCGAAGGAGACCTGGGCGGCCAACTACGGCTCGGCCGTGACGCGCAAGTACGCCATGCTGCCGTTCTCCTCCCGCGGCCCGCGCGAGGACGGCGGCTTCACGCCCGTCATCACTGCGCCCGGCGCCTCCATCAACACCATCCCCACCTGGGAGCCCGGCGGCCCCACCGCCGAGGCGGGCTACGACCTGCCGCCCGGCTACGCCATGCTCCAGGGCACCTCGATGGCCGCGCCGCAGGCCACCGGCGCCTCGGCCCTGCTGCTGTCCGCCGCGAAGCAGCAGCGCGTCGAGCTGCCCCCGGCGAAGCTGCGCACCGCGCTCACCTCGACCGCCAAGCAGATCAAGGGCTTCCAGTCGTACGAGCAGGGCTCCGGCCTGATGGACATCCGCGCCGCCTGGTCCGCGATCCGGCACGGCGCCGCCGCGCACGAGTACACGGTCCGCGCCCCGGTGAAGACGGCCCTGTCCGACCGCCTCAAGACGCCGGGCTACGGCACCGGGCTCTACGACCGCGAGGGCGGCCTGAAGGTCCGGCAGTCGCGTACGTACGAGATCACCCTCACCCGTACCACCGGGCCCGACCGCCCCGTGCGGCACGAGCTCGACCTGATCAACAACGACGGCACCTTCGACCTGCCGGACGAGGACGGCGCGGTGTGGCTGCCGCTGAACCGGCCGGTGACGATCGAGCTCACCGCGAAGCCCCGCACCGCCGGCCTGCACAGCGTCACCCTGGACCTGGACGACCCGCGCACCGAGGGCGTGGACCGCAAGATCCTCGCCACCGTGGTGGCCGCCGAGCCGCTGGCCGCGCCGTCGCACACCCTCGCCAAGTCCGGCACCGTCCAGCGCAACGCCACCACCTCGTACTTCATCGCCGTCCCGCAGGGCGCCAAGGCCCTCCAGGTCGCGATGAGCGGGCTCGCGGCGGGCAGCCAGACGCGCTGGATAGCGATCACCCCGCAGGGCGTCCCGGCCGACCCGACCAGCACCCCGAACTGCTACCCCAACTACCCGAACCCGGCCAACACGTGCGACCCGGTGCGGCGCACGTATCAGAACCCGGCGCCCGGCGTCTGGGAATTCGAGGTCGAGGCGCGGCGCACCTCGCCGCTGCTGGACAACCCGTACACGCTCACCGCGTCCACCCTCGGCACCACCTTCGAGCCGGCCGTGCGCGTCCTGCCCGAGGTCAAGGCCGGCAGCCCGACCCCGGTGACGTGGAAGGTCACCAACGCCTCCGCCGCGTTCGACGGCACCCTCAAGGGCGGCGAGCTGGGCTCGTCCCGTACGCAGCGCCCGACGGTCAAGCAGGGCGAGTCGCAGCGGTACGAGGTCGTCGTGGGCAGCGGGGTGTCCCGGCTGGACGCCGCGATCGGCGCGCCCGCCGACGCCAAGGCCGACCTGGACCTGAGCATCCTGCTCGGCGGCAAGGTCGTCGCCTCCTCGGCGACCGGCGGCTCGGACGAGGCGGTCAGCGTCGCCAGGCCCGCGCCCGGCACCTACACCGTCGTCGTGGACGGCTACGAGGTCCCCGCCGGCAGCACCGCCTACGACTACCGTGATGTGTATTACTCCCCCGCGCTCGGCTCGCTGAAGACGGACGAATCGAAACCGGTGAAGCTGGGTAGCGGAGCATCGACGCAGGTCACGGCCGAGGTATCGGTCGCGGGCCCGGCCCCCGAAGGACGCGGGTTCTCCGGCGAGGTCCGGCTGCTGAACCCCTCCGGCACGGTCACCGGCAGCGGCGGCGTGCGCATCGAAAAGGTCGTGCCGTGA
- a CDS encoding TIGR03767 family metallophosphoesterase: MPRTRSAAPSVTGLDRRAFLTAAGAVGATTALALAYGTGAAPTAAPDRFAPPLVAPEPVVAPPVPRVPYAEGTTLATVATPRGAAGYRRLAEGPGWDRVVRAELAAARPGRDDRRTVLASFVQFTDLHLVDVQNPLRHEYLRVRAAGAWRPQEALSVAGAVSLVERVNSLPGGPATGAPLSFAMTTGDNTDNNSSIELDWFLTAMSGGRITPNSGDPRHYEGVQNSNHPLYWQPDSDLRDADKIRGFPGVPGFLEAATRTVTSPGLRLPWYSTVGNHDSLPGGCCTPDDPFLAEIATGGRKLELLPADEAIRAYLAVLGGPGPGRREFADLLKAHGRRARSVTPDERRVPFTRAGYLRAHLAPRYTGPGPHGHGYTAADLDADRLYYSFRIAEDVVGVSLDTTDPGGHHTGSLGSGQLRWLDRTLRAHPYEHVLVFSHHTSTSMDNTVPDPAHPAERRHSGAELVALLSRHRNVRAWINGHSHRNQITPHGTFWEVTTASHVDFPQLARVVEVTDNRDGTLSLFTTLVESGAPSRTDFGDLSQRGLAALYRELSCNAPGARSDLSGGPGDRNTELLLKRH, translated from the coding sequence ATGCCCCGTACACGGTCCGCCGCCCCCTCCGTAACCGGCCTGGATCGCCGGGCCTTTCTCACCGCCGCCGGCGCCGTCGGCGCCACCACCGCCCTCGCGCTCGCGTACGGGACCGGCGCCGCCCCGACCGCCGCGCCGGACCGGTTCGCCCCGCCCCTCGTCGCCCCGGAACCGGTCGTCGCGCCACCCGTTCCCCGGGTGCCGTACGCCGAGGGCACCACCCTCGCCACGGTGGCCACTCCGCGCGGCGCCGCCGGATACCGCAGACTCGCCGAGGGCCCCGGCTGGGACCGCGTCGTACGCGCCGAACTCGCCGCCGCGCGCCCCGGCCGGGACGACCGGCGTACCGTACTGGCCTCCTTCGTGCAGTTCACCGACCTCCACCTGGTCGACGTGCAGAATCCGCTGCGCCACGAATACCTGCGGGTGCGGGCGGCCGGTGCCTGGCGTCCGCAGGAGGCACTGTCCGTCGCGGGCGCGGTCTCCCTCGTCGAACGCGTCAACAGCCTGCCCGGCGGGCCCGCCACCGGCGCGCCGCTGTCCTTCGCGATGACCACCGGCGACAACACCGACAACAACTCCAGCATCGAACTGGACTGGTTCCTCACCGCGATGAGCGGCGGCCGGATCACCCCCAACTCCGGCGACCCCCGGCACTACGAAGGGGTCCAGAACAGCAACCACCCCCTCTACTGGCAGCCGGACAGCGACCTGCGCGACGCCGACAAGATCCGCGGCTTTCCCGGCGTGCCCGGTTTCCTGGAGGCGGCGACCCGCACGGTCACCAGCCCGGGGCTGCGCCTGCCCTGGTACTCGACCGTCGGCAACCACGACTCGCTGCCCGGCGGCTGCTGCACCCCCGACGACCCGTTCCTGGCCGAGATCGCCACCGGCGGGCGCAAGCTGGAACTGCTGCCCGCCGACGAGGCGATCCGCGCCTACCTCGCGGTACTCGGCGGCCCGGGCCCCGGGCGGCGGGAATTCGCCGACCTGCTGAAGGCGCACGGGAGGCGGGCGCGCTCGGTCACCCCGGACGAGCGCCGCGTCCCCTTCACCCGCGCCGGCTATCTGCGCGCGCACCTGGCCCCCCGCTACACCGGCCCGGGGCCGCACGGCCACGGCTATACGGCGGCCGACCTCGACGCGGACCGGCTGTACTACAGCTTCCGCATCGCGGAGGACGTGGTGGGCGTCAGCCTCGACACCACCGACCCCGGCGGCCACCACACCGGCTCGCTCGGCTCCGGACAGCTGCGCTGGCTCGACCGCACGCTGCGGGCCCACCCGTACGAGCACGTCCTCGTCTTCAGCCACCACACCAGTACGTCGATGGACAACACCGTGCCCGACCCGGCCCACCCGGCCGAGCGGCGGCACAGCGGGGCCGAGCTGGTCGCGCTGCTCTCCCGGCACCGCAACGTACGGGCGTGGATCAACGGCCACAGCCACCGCAACCAGATCACCCCGCACGGCACGTTCTGGGAGGTCACCACCGCCTCGCACGTCGACTTCCCGCAGCTGGCCCGGGTCGTGGAGGTGACGGACAACCGCGACGGCACGCTGTCCCTGTTCACCACGCTCGTCGAGTCGGGCGCGCCGTCCCGTACGGACTTCGGCGACCTTTCGCAGCGGGGTCTGGCCGCGCTCTACCGCGAACTGTCCTGCAACGCGCCGGGAGCCCGGAGCGATCTGTCCGGCGGCCCCGGTGACCGCAACACCGAGCTGCTGCTGAAGCGGCACTGA
- the pepN gene encoding aminopeptidase N, which translates to MPGENLTRDEARERAALLRVEGYDVALDLRSAVGEGEAARTFRSRTTVRFTCAEPGAASFADLVAPSVTAVTLNGRALDPADVFDGTRIALADLAAENTLVVDARCAYSRTGEGLHRFVDPEDGEVYLYTQYEPADARRVFANFEQPDLKAPFRFEVTAPDGWVVLSNGAQVGEPEAGTYRFAGTRPISTYITAVVAGPYHYVSDTYRRTLDDGTKLEIPLGALCRKGLARHFDPEDIFTVTKQGLDFFHDHFDYPYPFGKYDQAFVPEYNIGAMENPGCVTFREEFVFRGKVTEASYERRANVILHEMAHMWFGDLVTMQWWDDLWLKESFADFMGALSLVEATRFTNGWITFANGRKAWAYRADQLPSTHPVTADIRDLEDAKLNFDGITYAKGAAVLKQLVAYVGRDAFLEGARRYFKRHAYGNTRLADLLSVLEETSGRDLATWSRAWLETAGVNALTPQVTYDAEGRITELSIQQEAAAGHPELRPHRVAVGLYRREDADGALVRYARAELDISGPRTVVTELTGADRPELILVNDDDLTYCKVRFDERSLATLRGHLGEITDPLSRALCWSAVWGLTRDGLMPARDYLALVLAFAGRESDIGVLQTLHAQARYALTHYAAADHRDLAAQELAQGALHELRLAEPGSGHQLSWARFFASVATTAADLQLLQGLLDGTARIDGLDVDQELRWTFLEPLAAHDAVGEAALDAELRRDDTASGRRHHVRCLAARPSPEVKARAWADVVESDALSNALVEATISGCVQANQRELLAPYAPKYFAAIERVWRERSIEIGMAVVRGLFPMLQGDRETLEAADAWLTGHPSAPPALRRLVSEARDDLARALRAQTCDAQAAR; encoded by the coding sequence GTGCCCGGTGAGAATCTGACCCGAGACGAGGCCCGGGAACGGGCCGCACTGCTGCGCGTCGAAGGGTACGACGTGGCGCTGGACCTGCGGTCGGCCGTCGGGGAGGGCGAGGCCGCGCGGACCTTCCGCTCGCGTACCACCGTCCGCTTCACCTGCGCCGAGCCCGGCGCCGCGAGCTTCGCCGACCTCGTGGCGCCGTCGGTCACCGCCGTCACCCTCAACGGCCGCGCACTGGACCCGGCCGACGTCTTCGACGGCACCCGGATCGCCCTGGCGGACCTGGCGGCGGAGAACACGCTGGTGGTGGACGCCCGGTGCGCGTACAGCCGCACCGGTGAGGGCCTGCACCGCTTCGTCGACCCCGAGGACGGCGAGGTCTACCTCTACACGCAGTACGAGCCCGCCGACGCCCGCCGGGTGTTCGCGAACTTCGAGCAGCCCGACCTGAAGGCGCCGTTCCGCTTCGAGGTGACCGCGCCCGACGGCTGGGTGGTGCTCAGCAACGGCGCGCAGGTGGGCGAGCCGGAGGCGGGTACGTACCGCTTCGCCGGGACGCGGCCGATCTCCACGTACATCACGGCCGTCGTCGCGGGCCCGTACCACTACGTCTCGGACACCTACCGGCGCACCCTCGACGACGGCACCAAGCTGGAGATCCCGCTCGGCGCGCTGTGCCGCAAGGGGCTGGCGCGGCACTTCGACCCCGAGGACATCTTCACCGTCACCAAGCAGGGCCTGGACTTCTTCCACGACCACTTCGACTATCCGTACCCGTTCGGGAAGTACGACCAGGCGTTCGTGCCCGAGTACAACATCGGCGCGATGGAGAACCCGGGCTGTGTCACCTTCCGCGAGGAGTTCGTCTTCCGCGGCAAGGTGACCGAGGCGTCCTACGAGCGCCGCGCCAACGTCATCCTCCACGAGATGGCGCACATGTGGTTCGGCGACCTGGTCACCATGCAGTGGTGGGACGACCTGTGGCTCAAGGAGTCGTTCGCCGACTTCATGGGCGCGCTGTCGCTGGTGGAGGCGACCCGCTTCACCAACGGCTGGATCACCTTCGCCAACGGCCGCAAGGCCTGGGCGTACCGCGCCGACCAGCTGCCGTCCACCCACCCGGTCACGGCCGACATCCGCGACCTGGAGGACGCCAAGCTCAACTTCGACGGCATCACGTACGCCAAGGGCGCGGCCGTCCTCAAGCAGCTGGTGGCGTACGTGGGGCGGGACGCGTTCCTGGAGGGCGCGCGGCGCTACTTCAAGCGCCACGCGTACGGCAACACGCGCCTGGCCGACCTGCTGTCCGTCCTGGAGGAGACCTCGGGCCGCGACCTGGCCACCTGGTCGCGCGCCTGGCTGGAGACGGCCGGCGTCAACGCGCTGACCCCGCAGGTCACCTACGACGCCGAGGGCCGCATCACCGAACTGAGCATCCAGCAGGAGGCGGCGGCCGGGCACCCCGAACTGCGTCCGCACCGGGTGGCCGTGGGCCTGTACCGGCGGGAGGACGCGGACGGCGCGCTGGTGCGCTACGCCCGCGCCGAACTGGACATCTCGGGCCCGCGCACCGTCGTCACCGAGCTGACCGGCGCCGACCGCCCGGAACTGATCCTGGTCAACGACGACGACCTGACGTACTGCAAGGTCCGTTTCGACGAGCGGTCGCTGGCCACGCTGCGCGGCCACCTCGGCGAGATCACCGATCCGCTGTCGCGCGCGCTGTGCTGGTCCGCGGTGTGGGGCCTGACCCGCGACGGCCTGATGCCCGCCCGCGACTACCTCGCGCTGGTGCTCGCCTTCGCGGGCCGCGAGTCGGACATCGGCGTGCTCCAGACGCTGCACGCGCAGGCCCGCTACGCCCTCACCCACTACGCGGCGGCCGACCACCGCGACCTGGCCGCGCAGGAGCTGGCGCAGGGCGCGCTGCACGAACTGCGGCTGGCCGAGCCGGGCAGCGGCCACCAGCTCTCCTGGGCGCGGTTCTTCGCCTCGGTTGCCACCACGGCGGCCGACCTCCAGCTGCTCCAGGGCCTGCTGGACGGTACGGCGCGGATCGACGGCCTGGACGTGGACCAGGAGCTGCGCTGGACGTTCCTGGAGCCGCTGGCCGCGCACGACGCCGTCGGCGAGGCGGCGCTCGACGCCGAACTGCGGCGCGACGACACCGCCTCCGGCCGCCGCCACCACGTCCGCTGCCTGGCCGCCCGCCCCTCGCCCGAGGTCAAGGCACGGGCCTGGGCGGACGTGGTGGAGTCCGACGCGCTGTCCAACGCCCTGGTCGAGGCGACGATCTCCGGCTGCGTACAGGCGAACCAGCGGGAGCTGCTGGCCCCGTACGCGCCCAAGTACTTCGCCGCCATCGAGCGCGTGTGGCGGGAGCGGTCGATCGAGATCGGCATGGCCGTGGTGCGGGGGCTGTTCCCCATGCTCCAGGGCGACCGGGAGACGCTGGAGGCGGCGGACGCGTGGCTGACGGGCCACCCGTCGGCGCCGCCCGCGCTGCGGCGGCTGGTGTCGGAGGCGCGGGACGACCTGGCGCGGGCGCTGCGGGCGCAGACCTGCGACGCGCAGGCCGCGCGGTAG
- a CDS encoding mycothiol-dependent nitroreductase Rv2466c family protein, giving the protein MTETAAAAGTARVPADFWFDPSCPWAWLTSRWMLEVEKVRPVEVRWHVMSLGVLNEDKLDELPEEYREKNRPGGVVWGPVRVCIAAEQQYGPEVLARLYTALGTRFHNQGLPRTKETIAAALEEAGLPASLADAADTDTYDTELRASHKAGIELVGQEVGTPVIAVPGPDGEQIAFFGPVVTPAPKGEQAAQLWDGTLMVASIPGFYEIKRTRTRTRGPEFG; this is encoded by the coding sequence GTGACCGAGACCGCCGCAGCCGCCGGGACCGCCAGGGTCCCGGCCGACTTCTGGTTCGACCCGTCCTGCCCGTGGGCCTGGCTGACCTCCCGCTGGATGCTGGAGGTGGAGAAGGTGCGCCCCGTGGAGGTGCGCTGGCACGTGATGAGCCTGGGCGTGTTGAACGAGGACAAGCTCGACGAACTGCCCGAGGAGTACCGCGAGAAGAACCGCCCCGGCGGGGTGGTGTGGGGCCCGGTACGGGTGTGCATCGCGGCCGAGCAGCAGTACGGGCCCGAGGTCCTCGCCCGCCTCTACACCGCGCTCGGCACCCGCTTCCACAACCAGGGCCTGCCGCGCACCAAGGAGACGATCGCCGCCGCCCTGGAGGAGGCCGGCCTGCCCGCGTCCCTGGCCGACGCGGCCGACACCGACACGTACGACACGGAGCTGCGCGCCTCCCACAAGGCGGGCATCGAGCTGGTGGGCCAGGAGGTGGGCACCCCGGTCATCGCGGTCCCCGGTCCCGACGGCGAGCAGATCGCCTTCTTCGGCCCGGTCGTCACCCCCGCCCCCAAGGGCGAGCAGGCCGCCCAGCTGTGGGACGGCACCCTGATGGTCGCCTCCATCCCCGGCTTCTACGAGATCAAGCGGACGCGGACGCGGACGCGGGGGCCGGAGTTCGGCTGA
- a CDS encoding superoxide dismutase, with protein sequence MATYTLPELPYDYSALAPVISPEIIELHHDKHHAAYVKGANDTLEQLAEARDKDQWGSINGLEKNLAFHLSGHILHSIYWHNMTGDGGGEPLEKDGVGELADAIAENFGSFAKFKAQLSKAAATTQGSGWGVLAYEPVTGRLIVEQIYDHQGNVGQGSVPILVFDAWEHAFYLQYKNQKVDFIEAMWNVVNWQDVAKRYTAAKERANNLLLAP encoded by the coding sequence ATGGCCACGTACACACTTCCGGAACTTCCGTACGACTACTCGGCGCTCGCGCCCGTCATCAGCCCCGAGATCATCGAGCTGCACCACGACAAGCACCACGCGGCGTACGTCAAGGGCGCCAACGACACCCTGGAGCAGCTCGCCGAGGCGCGCGACAAGGATCAGTGGGGCTCGATCAACGGCCTGGAGAAGAACCTCGCGTTCCACCTCTCCGGCCACATCCTGCACAGCATCTACTGGCACAACATGACCGGCGACGGCGGCGGCGAGCCGCTGGAGAAGGACGGCGTCGGCGAGCTGGCGGACGCCATCGCGGAGAACTTCGGCTCGTTCGCCAAGTTCAAGGCCCAGCTGTCCAAGGCGGCCGCCACCACGCAGGGCTCCGGCTGGGGCGTGCTCGCCTACGAGCCGGTCACCGGCCGCCTCATCGTCGAGCAGATCTACGACCACCAGGGCAACGTCGGCCAGGGCTCGGTCCCGATCCTGGTCTTCGACGCCTGGGAGCACGCCTTCTACCTCCAGTACAAGAACCAGAAGGTGGACTTCATCGAGGCGATGTGGAACGTCGTCAACTGGCAGGACGTGGCCAAGCGCTACACCGCCGCCAAGGAGCGCGCCAACAACCTGCTGCTCGCCCCGTAA
- a CDS encoding amino acid permease, whose translation MNRTPSSTTPERERTGRVPGAERSPDGTGPAPAGPDAAPPLSNGLKQRHLSMIALGGVIGAGLFVGSKEGIAAAGPSIVLAYAVSGCLVMLVMRMLGEMAAASPASGSFSVHAGRSIGPWAGFTTGWMFTAQLCVAVAAEAIGAAGIMTGWFPDTQPWMWVLLFMVVFCGANLAAVSNFGEFEFWFAALKITAIGIFLVLGLLAIFGVLPGTSAPGAAHLTGDGGFLPNGSDGLVIGLLASVFAYGGLETVTIAAAESKDPVRGVARAVRTAMWRIALFYVGSMAVIVTVIPWNNADIAKNGPYVAVLDYLHIPAAGQIMNVVILIALLSAMNANIYGSSRMAHSLSARGQGPRFLRTVSGGVPRRAVVLCSAFGFLAVLFSYWWPETVFQWLLNMVGAAILVVWGFIAVAQLRMRRRLERETPEKLVVRMWLFPALTWVALAGVVAVLVLMLRDENQRMQLYFTGGFGVVLVVIGLIRQRMAGQKTAEQDLSAVTSQNSR comes from the coding sequence ATGAATCGGACACCTTCGTCCACCACGCCCGAGCGCGAGCGGACCGGCCGGGTCCCGGGCGCCGAGCGGTCCCCGGACGGCACCGGACCGGCACCGGCGGGCCCGGACGCCGCCCCGCCGCTGTCCAACGGGCTCAAGCAGCGGCATCTGTCGATGATCGCCCTCGGCGGCGTGATCGGCGCCGGGCTGTTCGTCGGCTCCAAGGAGGGCATCGCGGCGGCCGGCCCCTCCATCGTCCTCGCCTACGCCGTCTCCGGCTGCCTGGTCATGCTGGTGATGCGGATGCTCGGCGAGATGGCGGCGGCGAGCCCGGCCTCCGGCTCGTTCTCCGTGCACGCCGGGCGCTCGATCGGCCCGTGGGCGGGGTTCACGACGGGCTGGATGTTCACCGCGCAGCTGTGCGTGGCGGTGGCCGCCGAGGCGATCGGCGCCGCCGGGATCATGACCGGCTGGTTCCCGGACACGCAGCCCTGGATGTGGGTGCTGCTGTTCATGGTGGTCTTCTGCGGGGCCAACCTGGCGGCGGTCAGCAACTTCGGCGAGTTCGAGTTCTGGTTCGCGGCGCTGAAGATCACCGCGATCGGCATCTTCCTCGTCCTCGGCCTGCTCGCCATCTTCGGCGTGCTGCCCGGTACGTCGGCGCCCGGCGCGGCCCATCTGACCGGCGACGGCGGGTTCCTGCCCAACGGTTCGGACGGCCTGGTGATCGGCCTGCTGGCCTCCGTCTTCGCGTACGGCGGGCTGGAGACCGTGACGATCGCGGCGGCCGAGTCCAAGGACCCGGTGCGCGGCGTGGCGCGGGCCGTGCGCACCGCGATGTGGCGCATCGCGCTGTTCTACGTCGGCTCGATGGCGGTCATCGTGACCGTCATCCCCTGGAACAACGCGGACATCGCCAAGAACGGCCCGTACGTCGCGGTCCTGGACTACCTGCACATCCCGGCGGCCGGACAGATCATGAACGTGGTCATCCTGATCGCGCTGCTGTCCGCGATGAACGCCAACATCTACGGCTCCTCCCGGATGGCGCACTCCCTGTCCGCCCGCGGCCAGGGCCCGCGCTTCCTGCGCACGGTCAGCGGCGGCGTGCCGCGCCGCGCGGTGGTCCTCTGCTCGGCCTTCGGCTTCCTCGCGGTGCTGTTCAGCTACTGGTGGCCGGAGACCGTCTTCCAGTGGCTGCTGAACATGGTGGGCGCGGCGATCCTCGTCGTGTGGGGCTTCATCGCCGTGGCGCAGCTGCGGATGCGCCGCCGGCTGGAGCGCGAGACGCCGGAGAAGCTGGTGGTGCGGATGTGGCTCTTCCCCGCGCTGACGTGGGTGGCGCTGGCCGGTGTGGTGGCGGTGCTGGTGCTGATGCTGCGGGACGAGAACCAGCGCATGCAGCTGTACTTCACCGGCGGGTTCGGTGTGGTGCTCGTCGTCATCGGTCTGATCCGGCAGCGAATGGCGGGTCAAAAGACGGCCGAACAGGATCTGTCGGCCGTCACCTCGCAGAATTCCCGCTAG